The region gttgcttttattaataagccttCATGAAATGTATATAGTATTTAACCATATAGATAGCAACGTGATTTAACCATAcaggtgtatacagtatactgtatataatcatgatttctggatttatttttcattcgtAGCTCTCCCTGAGGTCTTGGGATTAATCTGCGCTGCTTATCATgagattaattaattttaaaaaatgatattgAAGAAGTCCAAAGATAGTTAATTTATAAAGACCAACAAGTtatgcatacatacagtatgcatgtacagtatgttaacatgTATTGTATGTTTTAGCTCTGCCATCGTTAATCTTTGGCTACATTATAATTAATACCTATTAAAACTATTACAAatcaaaaaatactttttaatgactTAAAACGGGGGTATCCAACACAGGACATTTTGCATTCTATTTGAAAAACAGTACCGCAGTGCATAATACAAACTTATGAGGCTGAGCTCCAGTAATCAAAGCActtattttgtttggtttccAGTTTTATCACCAGAGGGcgcaattacattattttattaaaatattcggGAGCGTTTTAATGTTGGGCGGACCTAAGTACGgcgggttttttttctttcacctaGTACCATAAGACTGAATGAATCTGACGTCGGATTATAACAAATTGCTGACATTGGTAACGATTTGTTTTATGATTGCAGCTCCATATCGGATAAGTGTTTGATTAAGCAACGTTTAATGGTGTTACCTGAACAAATAGGAAACTACTCTGTGTACCCAATGTCATTAAAGAGTGGAAATTGTTAACGTTTCAAATAAAGGTTCCGGTTGTGATAAGCGCGTTAatggttgttgttgttattattatatgatTCATTGGTGAACATGCTAGTGTTTTCCTGCCTTCAAAGGATCACATCCGAAGCAAGGCTTTGTGCTGTCTTGAAGGAGGGCTGCAGCCCGGTGATTTAACGGCATTTAAAAGGACTTGGTAACTGCACGAGACATCACTTTAATAACATAAAATGTTCCAAATAAATTGCCAGCAGGTGTTAACAAAAATGTTCAGTAATACTTGGTCACCAGGTCTCACCAAATATATGCTAAAAATAAACGCATTCAATTCCAATGCACCAAATGCACATTTTGCTTCTGTTGACTGAATTGTTAAACTGGAGTATAGCAAACGTGCAATGCAGTTAACAGGGGGTGCGGAGACTTCTGGAGAACTACTGTACGAATGAAATTTTGACGCATCGTGAACAATATTTAATGACAGTAAAACGGGTGAATTTAAGAGGCGTAACGTATCACACCGTTTTCTTATTGGTtcgttttttaaatattttactgacTGCTGTCTTCAATATAAAATAGAATACAGTGCACCGCaaatgtgtttaatgttaaaacGTGCGCAATGCAGTTGCATGTTGGAGCAGGCTACGATCAAGAAATATCAGGTATTTTGCTAAAAATGCTCTGGattgaaaggcgctatatacatCCAGCCAATAAATAACACGTCAAATTCAATCGTTTAATTCACAATTCAGAATGAAATTGGTAGAACGTACACATGAAGATGTGTAAGCAGTTGAAATATGTCTTAATTTCTACCATAGATATTCTTAAATTGTATTGGGAGTAAACTATAAccctaaaatgtaaaaaaaacacacttcacTCCACCACTTTTCACACAGCACTGCTGCCAGCGGCCCGACGTATTTATACCTGCGGTGTGTGCAGCCATTCGTAAAGTTTCTACTCCCGTAAAGTAGTCCCAGGAAAAACTCACCACCCTGTTTAAAAAGCGAACCCCGGGGGCTCGGAAAGTCAGAAGCCCCTTCACGCCGCCTCAGCCTCGCCTGTGATTTTAGGGGTACCCCACCaaaagagaggggcgagaaCCCGTCCTTTCTGCGTACCTTTAATTTGGCGCGAAAGCGGGGAGCGGCGGAGGGATACTGGCCGTGGTGAGGCAGCGGCAGTATTAAAACTCGCGGGAGCAGCCGCTCGCCGTCGTAGAGTGAATGACGAGCTGTGGCGCAGAGCCCCCTGCCCGCGTGCGGCTGACCCACTGACAGAGCCAGACAGACAGGAGCGAGCGCTTGCGGAGCCGCGCGGCTGGAGACTCCCACTCTGGAATACCGCTTTCACTTGCACTTGGCGCTTACCGGCTGGGCTCAGACACTTTTAGCTGGTCCCGgttgctttttttcctcttggtctccccccctcctccccgtTTTCGTTCCCGGTAAGCAGCGTCTTagggtttttgtttctttttaaggcGCATTGAACGGCGATTTAGAAAACTTTTGCGTCCCCACCCCCTTATCGATATACGTGCTATAATAATCTTGCATCTGATAATGCGGATGGTGCTTCTTGCTACATCGTGGGATCGCTTTTTAAAAAGGGGACGTCTGAGTAGCTTGTcagtgtgactttttttttaaatgccggCTGACTTCTTAGCTGGGGAATCAGCTGCTTTTTTGGCATGCCGTCTTGCGCAGCTAGAGGGGTTTCTCCTTGCAACTTGGCACTTTAACATCACATCTGGGTGACTTGTAGTATTTAACTGTTGCCTATTATATCTTAAGGCTCgtacttttaataatttgagtGGTATTTTAGGACGGCGACCTCTGCTTTAGACTGGGAGCCTATAGGGATAAATCGAATCGCTgtttatgtacatttttttcacattttttttttcgtcCTTCGCAGGCAGCCACAATGCCGCTGAATTCCAGCCTATCGAGTAAAAATTACGACTACGACTACGACTCCATCCAGCCTTATTTCTACATTGACAACGATGACGAGGATTTCTACCAGCAGCAGCACAGCCAGCTTCAGCCCCCGGCTCCCAGCGAAGACATCTGGAAGAAATTTGAGCTGCTCCccactcctcccctctccccgaGCCGGCGACCCTCTCTCTCCAGCCTGGTCCCTTCCACCGCCGACCAGCTGGAGATGGTGACCGAGTTTCTGGGGGACGACGTGGTCAGCCAGAGTTTCATCTGCGACGCGGACTACTCCCAGTCCTTCCTCAAGTCCATCATCATCCAGGACTGCATGTGGAGCGGCTTCTCGGCGGCCGCCAAGCTGGAGAAGGTGGTGTCGGAGCGGCTGGCGTCCCTGCAGGCTGCTCGGAAGGAGGCAGCCTGCGAGATCCCGGGCAATAAATTGAACGCCACCTACTTGCAGGACCTCAATACCTCCGCGTCGGAATGCATTGACCCCTCCGTTGTGTTCCCGTATCATATGAGCGAGAGCCCCAAAGCCGGCGGCACCTTGGCGCTGCCCTCGTCTCTGGACACGCCGCCGGGCACGAGCAGCTCGagcggcagcagcagcagcggcaGCGACTCAGGTGAGACGCGCGCTGGGCGTCGGTCATCTTGAATTTGGAAATGACCGGTTAAAAGACCGTTTAGAAAAGGCTGTCTTCTCGGGGAGTGGAGGCAGGGGGGGGATTTAAACCTGTAGTGACGGGAGTCGCGATAGGCAGCCTGCGGGGTGTACCGTATGAAGCCGCTAtgtcagcagcagcagcaggagggtTAGCCGGGGTAGTGAAGTGACACAGGCATTTTTCTATCGGGTGACGGGGTGTAGGTGCTTCGTTGTGAACGGGGACACCCGAATTTGATCCTTGCAGGCGTACCACGCTCTCCAGAGAAGCCGGTGCCCTTTGTGCTAAAGAAATACAACGTGTTACATTTGCAAACGGTTTGCCCTGTCATGGGTAGTTGCATAAGATGTTGTTTTTAGCCATAACGCTGAAGTGCAGGGTAGAGTTCAGTGTTGGGGAGTATCAGctgatgaggaggaggaggaggcggggCGGAGGGGAGGAATGCCGACTTCAAAGCGTGTTTAAAGGTGTGATCGTAATCCTCACGAAGATGGGCTGGTGGCCGGAGTCTCCCTGTGGTTAAAAACCCCTTTTGTTCGTTCATTTGCAGAGGACAACGAGGAAGATGACGAAGAAATCGACGTGGTGACGGTGGAGAAGAGGCACAGCATCAAGCGATCGGAAAGCAGCGAGTCCGGCGTGTCCCACAGACCTCACCACAGTCCCTTGGTGCTGAAGAGGTGTCACGTCCCCATTCACCAACACAATTACGCGGCCCCCCCCTCGACCAGGCACGAGCAACCGGCGGTGAAGAGGATAAAGCTGGAAACCAGTACCAGGGTCCTCAAACAAATCAGCAACAACCGCAAGTGCACGAGTCCCAGGACATCGGATACAGAAGACAATGACAAGAGGCGGACTCACAATGTTCTGGAGCGGCAGAGGCGGAATGAGCTCAAACTGAGCTTCTTTGCGTTGAGGGACGAGATACCCGAGGTAGCGAACAATGAAAAGGCACCCAAAGTTGTGATCCTCAAAAAGGCAACTGAATGCATCTTCAGCATGCAAGCAGATGAACAGAGACTCATTTCCCTGAAGGAACAATTAAGGAGAAAAAGCGAACAGTTGAAACACAGGCTTGCACAGCTCAGAAGCCCTCATATATAAGTCCTTATAAAAGGACTCAGGACAGTTTAGTGTTTTATATGTTAGAAGGACTGCTGTGTATTATCTATTGCATGTAAATGCAACAATTCAAGACTTTGGGGGGTGGGAGGGATAGAGGAGGGAGTCCAAACTACACAACCTTGGTGGAGATCTTTGAATCTCTGCCAAAAAGTTAAACTGCCTCAGCTGATGTGGagaggaggttttttttttaaattacaaattgtttttaagtaatatttttcttaaaaaaaaataaaatcatgtaaaaaaaatttctatataaataaacattttcttgaaatgttttttttatgtaagCCATCTGCAAAATTTGCAGACTAGAATACTTGGGGTTGGTTTCATCAGACAGCATGTGGCTTGTGCCATAATTGTTCTTTTGATTCTGAATCTTATTTAAATACATGTCTTTATGAACCTTGAAGTGATTTGCTTGGTTTTAATTGTACACCTTTTTGGTTTTCCGAGTTTCCCTTTGCCTTTTCCACTGCTTAGAAATCTTTCCCTTCACTGACTGGTTTGGGACGTCCTGCTTCTGAAGGTTGCAGCGCTTTGCAGTGTAGATCAAACGGTAAAATTGCTTTATAGTCCAGGAGCAaaagctgtactgtacataatccaCTTGACCGCACGGGATTTGTAGCAGTCATGAATCGTTTTAAGAATGTGATCTCAAGGCACTGCTGCATcatcctgtctccctctccctcctttTACAAAGTTCAAGTTCCTGAAGGGATGTAGTTTCATCTCTAGTTACATGCAACCTTTTTATGGTGGTAGATTCTACTATAAGTAGAGACATTAACCTTAATTTCAAAGTTTCTGCACTGATTTTATTGACAGCGTACCTCAAAACCATTGTAAAGCCATAAACTGAACTCATAAGGGTCAGAGCAGTACAGTCCTCTGGGAACGGCCTTGAAGAGCCCTCCCTTACATTCAAATCGGCAGACTTCCATGTGTTTTAGGAATGCAAGTGTCCTCTGTAGTGTAGCTCACACTCATACGTGCGCGCACACACTTGAGTTGCGTCTCAGTAACTGGATGTGCTCCTCTCTTCCTGGTGCCTTTTGTAttagaaaagcattttaaatttagGCTTTCTGAGATGTCCAGCATTAAATTCACTATAACAGAGGAAAGTGCCGCAATCGTTTTTTAGCTTACTGAATGCATTTTCTTCAAGTATTTCACAGTAAGTACGTTTAGTTTGAGGGGCATTACCAAGTTGGCACTACTctgatttttaatgttttatctgTCTTGTGAATTGCAGGCTTGTTTCTAAGGTTATTGAAAGCACTGTAATATCACCTTGTAGGCTGCCTTTGAAGTACTATGCAATAATGCATAGTTGGTAACGTTCCTTGGATGTATTTGCTTTGCAATGCGTATGAAGGAATTGCCTTCTATAGGTTTAAAGAAACGTGTGGCACTTCACAAAGCAGTGAATGTATACTTTGATCTATGCTTTGAATTAAGGTAATTGAGATTAAAATGTGGCATTATTCAGTGGCTACTTGGAATTGCAGGTCTCGTGCAGATTGTCTCATGACTGCTAGTGACTTactaaaaatgaatgtttatgGCTTTTATAACCTTAACTTGAGGCAAAGATGTGGCCTGTTGATACAGTGGCTGTTTATTTTGGGACATTCCTCAGTCTGGGTGTGGTACAACATCACAGTGTGCGGCATCACCGTTAGGCTTTTACCCATCAGTAACTTTGTTTTGGAAATAGTCTTATAAAGGTTTTTAAAGGTCAAGTACTGGTTAGAGTGAGATGTTGAAAAGTGCTTCTGGTAAAATACCTTCCATCGTTCTGACTAGTCTGAAGCtttagaaggtttttttttttaaaagcctatGGAAATGGTCTCCTCAGTCTTACCaaatacaattttttattttctcttagtTTGTTTATTCCTTCTATGGAACCTTCACTTTCCTGGAAGTGAAAACTGGTTAGCAAATTTCCTCAGTGAAATTaggtaaaaaggaaaaagtgtAGGTTCCTTGTGAATCACTTGTAGCTTAATCTTCGGATATTTACTGGTGCAAACAGTGGAATTATGTAGTGAAATTGTTTCAACGCCTTGTGAAACAATACGTTCATGTAGCctccttttgtcattttttcacttttgggACCAGGGATTGCAGAATGTCAGAATTATACATCAGGTGAATCTTGACAGTTTGTTAAAATCCTAGAAAATTTAggggttcatttttttttctctagttaACGTGAGCAGTGCTCTAAACTAAACTATAATGTGAGAAACAATTATTTAAGAATTCCGCAATGTTCTGCAAAAAAGAGTTTTGTCTTTCTGGTTAATAAATCTGATATCCAAAACAATTAATGTCCtgagaacaaaatgaaaatgattgctACACTTTGAAATCTGTAGTTTGCTTGCGGTTTTTAATCATAATTTGGAAAGTCATTAGGCAGTGTTGCGGCATATCATTTTCTCTGaggtataaatatattttgaaatgacCTTGCTGTAGACCATAAAAAGTCTGGAACCTATGGTCTCTTcatgattatttatttctgctttgtACTGAGCCTTCATTTCGTGTATTCATCTGAGCTGGCTCCTAAAATTATTAGATCATAGTGTCTTCAGacttttatttgtcaaatgaaATGACAATTCACTGTCTCCACAGTCCGTAAAAAGGGTGTAAAGATTAGACTTTGGGTTtgtgaaatctgttttttttaaacattaacatttcCAAAAACTGTTTGGTCAGGGATTTAACCCTTTAAGTTACTAATTTGTAAAGTGCCAGGCAATAGTGTTTTATAGAGCAACCTCCATGGTCTCCTAGAACccattttaattgtttcatgAAAAGGAAGGCAGAAATACTGCTGCTTTTGTTTCTTATCCTCTGGCATTTCTTGCTAATTCAGTGACTACCCTTATACAAGTGAGCT is a window of Lepisosteus oculatus isolate fLepOcu1 chromosome 6, fLepOcu1.hap2, whole genome shotgun sequence DNA encoding:
- the LOC102684410 gene encoding transcriptional regulator Myc; translation: MPLNSSLSSKNYDYDYDSIQPYFYIDNDDEDFYQQQHSQLQPPAPSEDIWKKFELLPTPPLSPSRRPSLSSLVPSTADQLEMVTEFLGDDVVSQSFICDADYSQSFLKSIIIQDCMWSGFSAAAKLEKVVSERLASLQAARKEAACEIPGNKLNATYLQDLNTSASECIDPSVVFPYHMSESPKAGGTLALPSSLDTPPGTSSSSGSSSSGSDSEDNEEDDEEIDVVTVEKRHSIKRSESSESGVSHRPHHSPLVLKRCHVPIHQHNYAAPPSTRHEQPAVKRIKLETSTRVLKQISNNRKCTSPRTSDTEDNDKRRTHNVLERQRRNELKLSFFALRDEIPEVANNEKAPKVVILKKATECIFSMQADEQRLISLKEQLRRKSEQLKHRLAQLRSPHI